In Phoenix dactylifera cultivar Barhee BC4 chromosome 1, palm_55x_up_171113_PBpolish2nd_filt_p, whole genome shotgun sequence, the genomic stretch caggaattacaacctgaactcgatctatttaataaacaggtcacctCACCCGACCCATTTAAAACCCGTTTAAGGAAAGAAAAGGGTGGGGGCTGGGAGGATGGGAGAGGAAGAGActcgagggagagagagagagagagaggcaggagggtaaaggagaaaaaaaaaccctagctcatcttcttccccgatcGGCTTCCCTCGCCATGGTTGCGCTCGAGCCACCACCCTGCACCGCCCGCGGCCTCCACCTTGCCACGTCGCTGCCAGAGCTTCACCGGTCAAACCACCGCCTCAAGATCTGCTGCGACCGCCGCTCTGCCGCCGTTGCAGCGCCGCACCGAGCTGCCACCGCTAAGCGCCATTGTCTCCGTCGAGCGCCGCTGTCTCTGCCGCTCCGCCGCTCGGATCTAACGCCCCCTTGCCTTCCCGATCGGACGCTCCACCGCCTTATCCGAGCCGCTCGCCACCCTCACTTCTCCGCTCGCTCGTTCGGCCACCACCCACAGTGCCGTCCACAGCAAGAGAGAGGTGGAGGATTGGGGttctagcaagagagagaggtgggggttGGGACTCGGGATTTCTTTCGACAAGAGAAGGAGGGCCGGAGAGGTGGGAGGCCAGGAGGGttcgacggagagagagagagagagagagagagagcgttcTGTCGGATGATGACCGATCAACAGTTGGTGAAGACGATGAAGTTGGTCTTGGGGTTGCCGGAGATCAGGATTCTGCGGCCGTGCTCCATCGAGGGCGTGCACGTGTACGTCTCCAAGGGCTCTGCCATTCAGTGGCCGACGAGAGATGGCAGAAGAAGTGTGGATTAGGAGAATATAAAAGAGCTATGGTTTGCGAGGACCCTGCTGATTATAAACCGTCTGATGATCGAGATGGACGACAGCAGATCAAATTACAacctaaacaggttaaacgagtcagacatctaaaatatgtatcatgcccaattaataaacaggttaaacggatcaacctgtttacgacccgaacctgtttaggtcAAACCTAAACCTATTTATATCGGGTCGAACATGGATCGGGTCACATTTTGCCATCTTTAATTACCACTGTATTGCTCAAAAAAAAGACAGACTACAAATACAGATAAAAAACCTGACAAAGAAGCAAGATGTCCTCAATATTCGCAGACTACTTACTGTAGGAGTGTGGCACCCATCAAGCCACATACGCTTACAGAAAAGCGAATGGTCTAGCTAATTGGGTTGCATCCTATGCGGTTCACCATTTTGAAGACTTCGTATGGATGGAGCATGACAAAGTGCCGAGTTCTTTATCTGCTttgttattttctgattttgttggccgcATCCACACCCGCAGGGTGTGAACAGccgttgtatcaaaaaaaaaaaaaaaaaagcaaccaaAAGACCATAAAGTATGAAGCAATTCCATGATCAGTTGCACCAACAGGCTAACTAAGTTCATCTCATTACCCTGAAGCTAACCTCATTTACCATGCTTGTTCGCTGTACTCTCTCCTTTACAGGAACAATAAAACAAAGTGCAATAGGAAACGTATGACAATAGAGGATGAAAAATGAAACTCAGTTCAACGAGATCATATCTTCAACATGCAAGATGTCCTCAGATACATAATTGGGTTGTGCATCCCTATGTCATAGATACATCTATGTTTTGAATCTGCTAAGTAATTTTCAGAGCTAAACTCTGTAGGGCAAAAACATGCTCAAATGGAAGTTTCAATAAAGATTGACCCTTTGAATCGAAAACTTTAATTATTCTTTAATGTTGTTTTTATCTAATAAGCTGGTTCTTGAGAAATACAAACCAAATTAGCCGATGCGAAATCTGTATTCCAGACAAACAAATCTCTATTTGGAACTGCTCAACCTAAGGGATGAGGTCAATTGATGGGGCCACACCTTTGACATTTGTTACATTATGAGGGTTTTTTGGCTTCTTCATCTATCTTTCTCCATGGATTAAGGGCTTCTTTGATAGCTTGAGCTTCTCGAGAGCTCTCCCATGCTCGCTTTTCTGACTCCAGAACAGTTACCTTATCATCTGCAAAAATGAGAGCACCCCATCATTCTGTGAATACGGTGGAAGTACAACTGTCAGGATTCAGAATTAATAGAGCTGCATTAGGTAGTCACAAGAAAATGGACACATAAACATGCTGCTTCATTTCTAGACCGCTGTTTTCAGCCTATATAATGGCACTCTTCTTGATTCCTAGTATGAAAATAGATAAGATGCATCAAAATTcattattgttattttatttgtatCACAATCCTGCAGCTTTTGTCTAATACATAACCATTATTGTAATTTTCATTTACACTTTGCTGCTGAAACCAGCAGTAATGTAGGATCAGGATTATCAGTGTTGCTGCGGTCTGTAGTCACAAAAGATGTAACATATGTGGTACACCATGGTATGCCGTACCCGCCCGTATGGGCCGGTACGAATCGGTCCGGGctaggaccggtaccggatcagcgtgagATTCGGTACCGGAAGCTTTTATTTGAAAAACCGGCCGATACGACTGCCGTACCGGTATGGAACCGGTACATACCAGttcgggccgccaccggtatgccgaccggtaccggcacCGCAGACCTTTAGTACACCATTCTACCTTCATTCTAGCTACTTGAATTCTAGCTCCATTCTTCATTCCCATGTGTATATACAACTTTCTAAATGTTTAGCAACTCCTAAATGTAGCAATCTGACATTTTGGAGCATGCTTAGATTTGCCTAAAGTTAATGTTTAGCCATGATACATTGATACTGCAAAAGCTTTTGGGAATAGGGCGTAGCCCAAGCTTGAAGTGGACGGATGTCAGATAATACCTCCATCCCTTGGATAAATTTGAAGGTATTACACCTTTGTATCTTAATCCAGATGGTTAATCAGTTTTAAAACAATCTCTAAGAACTGTTTGATAATTTTGTGTTTAATCTTATACGATAAATGTTATCAGTTTGTATTTGAGATTAAAAACATATCTTCTATAATTTTTTACTAATTCTGTGTTTAGTCTTGCACCAGTCAGTAATCAGAATTGTTTTCAGAATACTAACCCTTCTAAACTCTCCTATAGCTTGTCATCTTCTCCTTCAAAAACCCTACTTTAACCTCTCCAAATTCAAGAACTACCCTGGAATCTCAAGTCCTGGACTACGAACTAATTCCTCACTAGCTTTTTCCTCCTCTACAACCCAAATTCGGACCTGCTAAGCCCCCTCATAAAAATTTCCCCACACCCAAACCTTTCCTGATCCCCTACCCACGGCCCTACTCAATCCACAATACAAATACCAAGAAAATCTACCTTGGAAACTCATTTTCACCCAAAATTTCaaatccaattttcatcttttcatAACCTAAACTGTAAAGAACTTCGGCATCATGTCTTAATTTTAAGTAGTTTAAACACATAATGTTCTAATAACAAATGTTCTTTTGGAGTAGACAAACCTACAGCTTCATAAATCATTTGATATTAAGCtcctttttataatttattgccCAAGAAATTTGATTCAAATGACAAAGGCCTCTCTTGAGCTTGTAGACATATCTACAATTATGTAATGctactctctttctctcttttatcCCTGAATCAGAAGAAGACACAAGAAAGCAAGAGTaagacaagaagaagaagaagaagaagaagaaagggaagggtCTCATACAGAAGCCGGTGTGGATCATGAAGAGCTCCATCGCGGCTCCACACACCGCCGATACCGCCGCGATCTTCAGGTACCAATCCGCAAACTTCATCTCAAACACACCCCGAAGCCCCGCTTCTTGCCTcagatttcttttattttatcgtCTCCCCACCCTCCACCTCACGTCCCCGCCGAGAAGTTCCGGCGAACCGGCGGTGATGGCCGAGCTAGCGAACTCCCTTCAGAGCAGAAGGCGGCGAAGATGCTCCCCGCGGAGACGGATGGGACGGCGTGGAGGGGATGAAGATGCCGGCGGCGTTCTCCGACGGGGTTTGCGCGGCGGAGGAGGCAAAGAAGGGGGCGGACGCCAATCCAACTCATTTGAAGCTTATTTATTCCAAAATCGGATCCGACTAACGGAAATATTTTGCCGTCAATCTGCATCTCTCCCATTGGCACCAATCTTACAGACCTAAGTTTCATCTTACGGCTGACACTGCCTTGACCTACTCCCAACCCGAttcatatgatattattatatgattaatttataatattataatgaaaataatataATGTTATAGTATTGATATTATTATACcattaatattataatttaGTATTCATAAAACGTAgttatcaaaaatttataatagTATTCCTAATATGTATTTTCACCGTAATATTGTATTTTAGGTGATACTATTAAAATTATTGTAGtttcaaaaaaatttgaattcatcaaaaattggaagaaaaaaattggCTGGTACCGGAGGACTTTAGGTGCATTCGAGGTTGTAAGGCAAAAATTAGCTGAGTTCTaaaaaattttgaatatatTTCTAATaccgaagaaaaaaaattggtaaGATAATACTATAAAGATGGTTGATGTAATAAGTGAAAA encodes the following:
- the LOC108510829 gene encoding uncharacterized protein LOC108510829; translation: MKFADWYLKIAAVSAVCGAAMELFMIHTGFYDKVTVLESEKRAWESSREAQAIKEALNPWRKIDEEAKKPS